One segment of Polypterus senegalus isolate Bchr_013 chromosome 8, ASM1683550v1, whole genome shotgun sequence DNA contains the following:
- the LOC120533428 gene encoding zinc finger protein 501-like has protein sequence MNIMAKRTINVKEEDCECEPVHPNQVSLGIKDEDCELGSMDIKEEDKEECVSNEMYERTSVENVKENDGCRDGAVTGLVSRQSRHLIDMKSASLQCDTMSTEEISSVRTLEDQPPLLNKSRKRDRPHCCSKCGKRFCDRSTLGRHMRIHTGEKPYCCNECGKKFCQRSTLQNHSRIHTGEKPYFCPDCDKRFCDRSTLWRHVRIHTGQKPYCCVECGQHFSVKSTLLAHARIHTGEKPYCCSECGKQFCYRSNLQSHRRIHTGEKPYFCSECGKRFSQSSHLQKHKQIHMGEKPYVCCECSKPFLQSDQLQRHKKIHTGEKPHGCSECGKTFLKLSSLQNHKRIHAEKKAHGCSECGKQFLRKSGLRSHARIHTGRSRFAVLNVAKHFRIGADFGTTKKFTQERSHFVVVNVANNLRI, from the exons ATGAATATCATGGCGAAAAGGACCATAAATgttaaagaagaggactgtgagtgTGAGCCTGTCCACCCTAACCAGGTGAGTCTGGGCATTAAGGATGAGGACTGTGAACTGGGGTCaatggacattaaagaagaggataAAGAGGAGTGTGTCAGCAATGAAATGTATGAACGTACAAGTGTAGAGAATGTCAAGGAAAACGATGGGTGTCGAGACGGAGCAGTGACCGGATTAGTCTCTCGTCAAAGCCGACACTTAATTGATATGAAGTCCGCATCATTACAATGTGACACAATGAGTACTGAGGAAATTTCATCTGTCAGGACTCTGGAAGATCAACCACCACTTTTGAATAAGTCTAGAAAaa GAGACAGGCCCCACTGCTGTTCTAAATGTGGCAAACGGTTCTGTGACAGGAGTACCCTTGGGAGACACATgagaattcacaccggagagaagccatattgctgtaatgaatgtggcaaaaaGTTTTGTCAGAGGAGTACTCTCCAGAATCACTCTaggattcacacaggagagaagccgtacTTCTGTCCCGATTGTGACAAACGCTTCTGTGACAGGAGTACTCTTTGGAGGCACGTTAGAATTCACACGGgacagaagccatattgctgtgtGGAATGTGGCCAACATTTTTCAGTGAAGAGCACCCTCCTGGCACATGCAAGAATCCACACGGGTGAGAAACCGTATTGCTGTTCCgagtgtggcaaacaattctgttACAGGAGTAACCTTCAGAGCCACAGAAGGattcacacaggggagaagccgtatttctgctctgaatgtggcaaacggttCTCACAAAGTAGCCATCTTCAGAAGCACAAACAAATTCACATGGGAGAGAAGCCCTATGTCTGTTGTGAATGTAGCAAACCGTTTTTACAAAGTGACCAGCTTCAgaggcacaaaaaaatccacacaggagagaagccacatggctgttctgagtgtggcaaaacatttttgaaactgaGCAGTCTCCAgaaccacaaaagaattcacgCAGAAAAGAAGGCCCacggctgttctgaatgtggcaaacagttcttGCGAAAGAGCGGACTTCGGAGCCACGCAAGAATTCACACGGGGAGAAGCCGTTTTGCTGTGCTGAATGTGGCAAAGCATTTTCGTATAGGAGCGGACTTCGGGAccacaaaaaaattcacacaggagagaagccattttgttgttgtgaatgtggcaaacaatttgcGCATATGA